The DNA window GACGCTCTTTATGAGTCTCCTCTGTATGCATTTTACACAGTAACggaaaaatattgaatgttccACTACCTCTAGAATGGCCCGGTGAGTACACCGTCAATGTATACGTTGTTGTCAAATATATCTACCATACCTTTTATGTAATGTATATAAACCTTTGATAACTATCATGTAATTGCAATGATTTACTATatgacaattgcaaaaaagtaaTTCAATAGCAGATGATAACAAGATAAATTTTGATTATCTTTCTCAGGTTAAAGATTCTCCTTTTTCTTCCTTTTCTTGTGAAAAACTGTACAACTCAAGAATGGTGGCTTAGTCCGGAAAACGGGCCTACCTGCAAACCTGGGACATGTGGAGAAAACGATAAAACGTGTGAGTGCTCACTCACAGTTGAACACAAACTTACCATGATGACATCAAACCCTCCCTTACTAGTTCGACCTAAAAATGGGGGTCTGTATCTATACAATGATACACATTATAGCTTTCCATTATCTGCAGAAAAGATATCGGAGGTTATAACTGGTGATGGGAATGGATCTCGTCTTGTCATAGCCTTAAATGGGAAGTTTCCTGGTCCTACAATTGAAGCCTATGAAGATCAGACAATGATCATCCATGTACGGAATTTAATGCACACAGATTCCACCACAATACATTGGCATGGCATGCATCAAAAAGGAACTCCAGAATCTGACGGGGTGGCCTTTATCAGCCAGAGTCCTATATTACCAGGACAAACATATACCTACAAATTTAGCGCTAAACCTCACGGAAGTAGTTTCTATCATGCACACATTGGCGACCAGCGTAGCATGGGACTATATGGAGGACTTGTAATATATTCCAGATATAAGTTCTATTCACAGCCACAAGTGGGATTTACAGTTCTTCTACAGGACTGGAATCATGACGATGAGCCGGAGACATTGTATCAGCGCATGATTAATGGTGTATATGACCTTAGTAAATTCACACTAATTGAACCAACTCAGTCGATTGATGGTGCCAACTTTAGCAGATTTCATACTCATTCCGCCTTGATCAACGGAAAAGGGCGCTTTTACGCGGAAACGAGAGACAAGTATGGCAGAAAAGAAATCACTCACAATGGCGCTCCTTTAGAAACTTTTGAAGTGCAATATTCATATTCGTATAGGTTTCGTGTTATAAGCGCTGCAACCTTATACCCATTTCGCGTGTACGTTCAAGGTCATCGTGAACTGAATATACGAGCATCAGACGGCTTTGAAATTGTTCGTGGCACTGGAAACAACAGCAGGGATTTGATTGTGGAGTCCTTTATCATTCATCCCGGTGAAAGGTATGATTTTACAGTAATTG is part of the Crassostrea angulata isolate pt1a10 chromosome 3, ASM2561291v2, whole genome shotgun sequence genome and encodes:
- the LOC128178184 gene encoding uncharacterized protein LOC128178184; the protein is MARLKILLFLPFLVKNCTTQEWWLSPENGPTCKPGTCGENDKTCECSLTVEHKLTMMTSNPPLLVRPKNGGLYLYNDTHYSFPLSAEKISEVITGDGNGSRLVIALNGKFPGPTIEAYEDQTMIIHVRNLMHTDSTTIHWHGMHQKGTPESDGVAFISQSPILPGQTYTYKFSAKPHGSSFYHAHIGDQRSMGLYGGLVIYSRYKFYSQPQVGFTVLLQDWNHDDEPETLYQRMINGVYDLSKFTLIEPTQSIDGANFSRFHTHSALINGKGRFYAETRDKYGRKEITHNGAPLETFEVQYSYSYRFRVISAATLYPFRVYVQGHRELNIRASDGFEIVRGTGNNSRDLIVESFIIHPGERYDFTVIANQNPGTYLLVAETIEDLSRKSPSEYHAAEAIIRYKGTSLTYPNKDSSKQSHCTYQTPCVTFNCPYLYYPRDNYRLCITFDEANSNEHLSKYKEIQTVDETLFFNFAFPGEPGNTPGSVNGHQFISPTSSILTYEKDLTTHCRKSDCGNDKICSCTYNVELSSDKIYQFVLTNLGNGRGWSHPVHLHGHYFYVMKMGFGSYNSWSGKFLTSTTDIECIGSKNYCNSARWSNTNWTNADNSIPGLQLNYPPEKDTIIIPTGGYVIIRFKADNPGAWFFHCHIDLHNTNGMGMVLLESKDKYPNKDHSSGGESIRKESYHILVLFLFLGLAFSLV